One genomic region from Mycobacterium basiliense encodes:
- the mca gene encoding mycothiol conjugate amidase Mca, whose translation MSELRLMAVHAHPDDESSKGAATLARYADEGHRVLVVTLTGGERGEILNPAMDLPDVHGHISEIRRDEMAKAAEILGVEHSWLGFVDSGLPKGDPPPPLPEGCFALVPLEQSIEALVRVVREFRPHVMTTYDENGGYPHPDHIRCHQVSVGAYEAAADFHRFPDAGEPWTVSKLYYIHGFLRERMRILQEEFIKRGQEGPFGKWLEHWHPDHDPFANRVTTRVECAAYFAQRDDALRAHATQIDPNAEFFAAPLSWQRELWPTEEFELARSRVPIRLPETELFAGIESDQ comes from the coding sequence GTGAGCGAACTGCGGTTGATGGCTGTGCATGCCCATCCCGATGACGAATCGAGCAAGGGGGCCGCCACCCTGGCCCGCTACGCCGACGAGGGCCATCGAGTGCTGGTGGTGACGCTGACTGGCGGCGAGCGGGGCGAGATTCTCAATCCGGCGATGGACTTGCCCGACGTGCATGGACACATCTCCGAAATTCGTCGTGACGAGATGGCCAAGGCCGCGGAGATCCTCGGCGTCGAGCACTCGTGGTTGGGCTTCGTCGACTCCGGATTGCCCAAGGGCGATCCACCGCCGCCGCTGCCGGAGGGATGTTTTGCGCTGGTGCCGCTGGAACAGTCCATCGAGGCTTTGGTGCGGGTGGTTCGCGAATTCCGGCCGCACGTGATGACCACCTACGACGAGAACGGCGGCTATCCGCATCCCGACCACATTCGCTGCCACCAGGTTTCGGTCGGCGCCTACGAGGCGGCCGCCGATTTCCACCGATTCCCGGATGCCGGCGAGCCGTGGACGGTGTCCAAGCTTTACTACATTCATGGTTTCCTGCGGGAACGCATGAGGATCCTGCAGGAGGAGTTCATCAAGCGCGGCCAGGAAGGCCCATTCGGGAAATGGCTCGAACATTGGCATCCCGACCACGACCCTTTTGCCAACCGGGTGACCACGCGTGTGGAGTGCGCGGCGTATTTTGCTCAGCGGGACGATGCGCTGCGCGCCCACGCCACCCAGATCGACCCGAATGCCGAGTTTTTCGCCGCTCCGCTGTCCTGGCAGCGGGAGTTGTGGCCGACCGAGGAGTTTGAGTTGGCGCGCTCGCGTGTCCCCATCCGTCTGCCGGAGACCGAACTTTTTGCAGGGATCGAATCGGACCAATGA
- a CDS encoding DUF4307 domain-containing protein → MNSAPYSRPETRYGRDRLSSRSRRRIGITLAVVVVVGGIAVAVIGYQRIGTSTVSGSLAGYRVIDDETASVTITVTRADPSQPVDCIVRVRARDGSETGRREVLVPPSDQATVQMTTTLKSSKPPLMADIYGCGTDVPGYLRAP, encoded by the coding sequence ATGAACTCAGCACCCTATTCGCGTCCCGAAACTCGCTACGGGCGAGACCGACTGTCGAGTCGATCGCGGCGCCGCATCGGCATCACCCTGGCGGTGGTGGTCGTCGTGGGCGGCATCGCAGTGGCCGTCATCGGCTACCAACGAATCGGAACCAGCACCGTTAGCGGCTCGCTGGCCGGGTATCGGGTTATCGACGATGAGACGGCGTCGGTGACCATCACCGTGACTCGGGCAGACCCGTCGCAGCCGGTGGATTGCATCGTGCGGGTGCGGGCCCGCGACGGCAGCGAGACCGGCCGCCGCGAGGTACTGGTGCCGCCTTCGGACCAGGCCACCGTGCAGATGACGACAACTCTGAAATCGAGTAAGCCGCCGTTGATGGCCGATATCTACGGCTGCGGCACCGATGTGCCCGGTTACCTGCGCGCGCCCTGA
- the greA gene encoding transcription elongation factor GreA has translation MTETQVTWLTQESHDRLKAELDHLIANRPVIAAEINDRREEGDLRENGGYHAAREEQGQQEARIRQLQDLLNNAKVGEAPKQSGVALPGSVVKVYYNGDKSDAETFLIATRQEGVNDGKLEVYSPNSPLGGALIDAKVGETRSYKVPNGSTVEVTLVSAEPYHS, from the coding sequence ATGACGGAAACTCAGGTGACCTGGTTGACCCAGGAGTCACATGACCGACTCAAGGCCGAGCTCGATCATTTGATTGCTAACCGTCCAGTCATCGCCGCAGAAATCAACGACCGCCGCGAAGAAGGCGACCTGCGTGAGAACGGCGGGTACCACGCCGCCCGCGAGGAGCAGGGCCAACAGGAGGCCCGCATCCGCCAGCTGCAGGATCTGCTCAACAACGCCAAGGTCGGTGAAGCGCCCAAGCAGTCCGGTGTGGCCCTGCCCGGCTCCGTGGTGAAGGTCTACTACAACGGTGACAAGTCCGACGCCGAGACGTTCCTCATCGCTACCCGCCAGGAGGGCGTCAACGACGGCAAGCTCGAGGTGTACTCGCCGAATTCGCCCCTCGGCGGTGCCCTGATCGACGCGAAGGTCGGTGAGACTCGCAGCTACAAGGTCCCCAACGGCAGCACCGTCGAGGTCACGCTGGTCAGTGCGGAGCCGTATCACTCTTGA
- a CDS encoding cystathionine gamma-synthase, which translates to MNDREGHDRFAGLATRAIHAGYRPDPATGAVNAPIYASSTFAQDGVGGLRGGYEYARTGNPTRAALEAALAAVEEAAFGRAFSSGMAATDCALRAMLRPGDHVVIPDDAYGGTFRLIDKVFTQWNVEYTPVALADLDAVRAAITPRTRLLWVETPTNPLLSIADIAGIAQLGADSSAKVLVDNTFASPALQQPLTLGADVVLHSTTKYIGGHSDVVGGALATNDEELDQAFGFLQNGAGAVPGPFDAYLTMRGLKTLVLRMQRHSENASAIAEFLAEQPAVSDVLYPGLPSHPGHEVAARQMRGFGGMVSVRMRAGRTAAEKLCAKTTVFILAESLGGVESLIEHPSAMTHASTAGSQLEVPGDLVRLSVGIEDVADLIADLEQALD; encoded by the coding sequence ATGAACGACCGCGAGGGCCATGACCGGTTCGCCGGGCTGGCAACTAGAGCAATCCACGCCGGTTATCGCCCGGACCCGGCGACCGGCGCCGTCAACGCTCCGATCTACGCCAGTAGTACGTTCGCCCAAGACGGCGTCGGCGGCCTGCGCGGCGGCTATGAATATGCCCGCACCGGCAACCCGACCCGGGCCGCGTTGGAGGCTGCACTGGCGGCCGTCGAAGAGGCCGCGTTTGGGCGGGCGTTCAGTTCCGGTATGGCTGCCACCGACTGTGCGCTGCGGGCCATGCTGCGTCCCGGCGACCATGTGGTGATCCCCGACGACGCCTACGGCGGCACGTTCCGCTTGATCGACAAGGTCTTCACTCAGTGGAACGTCGAATACACGCCGGTGGCACTGGCCGATCTGGACGCGGTGCGTGCCGCGATCACACCGCGGACCCGATTGCTATGGGTGGAAACCCCGACCAATCCACTGCTGTCCATCGCCGATATCGCGGGCATAGCCCAGCTGGGCGCGGATAGCTCGGCGAAGGTGTTGGTGGACAACACGTTCGCGTCCCCGGCGCTGCAGCAGCCGTTGACGCTGGGTGCCGACGTGGTGCTGCACTCGACCACCAAGTACATCGGTGGCCACTCCGACGTGGTTGGTGGTGCCCTGGCCACCAACGATGAAGAGCTGGACCAGGCCTTCGGATTTCTGCAGAACGGGGCGGGAGCGGTGCCCGGCCCGTTCGACGCCTACCTGACCATGCGCGGGCTGAAGACACTGGTGCTGCGGATGCAGCGGCACAGCGAAAATGCCTCTGCCATTGCGGAATTTCTTGCTGAGCAGCCAGCGGTCAGCGACGTGCTGTATCCGGGGTTGCCCAGCCACCCCGGACACGAGGTCGCGGCGCGGCAGATGCGCGGTTTCGGCGGCATGGTGTCCGTGCGGATGCGTGCCGGTCGGACGGCCGCCGAGAAACTGTGTGCCAAGACAACGGTCTTCATTTTGGCCGAATCGCTGGGCGGGGTGGAGTCGCTGATCGAACACCCCAGTGCCATGACGCACGCGTCGACGGCGGGATCGCAGTTGGAGGTTCCCGGCGACCTGGTGCGGCTATCGGTCGGCATTGAAGACGTCGCCGACCTCATCGCCGATCTCGAGCAGGCTCTGGACTAG
- a CDS encoding RDD family protein — MTDQPPPGGSYPPPPPPPGPSGGSEPPSGGYQTPPAPSAPGAGGYLSPPPPPPPRPTPGGSGYPPPPPPPEGGYPPPPPPSAGGYAPPPPGPAVRALPTESYTPWITRVLAALIDWAPYVLLTGIGWLIMMVTTTSSCVTDISQYDIGQYCVSQPSMIGQVAQWLMSLVGLAYLVWDYGYRQGTTGSSIGKSVLKFKVVSEATGEPLGFGMSVVRQLAHIVDAIICYIGFLFPLWDAKRQTLADKIMTTVCLPL; from the coding sequence ATGACCGATCAGCCGCCGCCCGGCGGGTCCTACCCCCCGCCGCCTCCGCCACCAGGGCCTTCCGGTGGGTCTGAACCTCCCTCGGGTGGGTACCAAACACCGCCCGCCCCGTCGGCGCCCGGAGCGGGCGGATACCTGTCCCCGCCGCCCCCGCCGCCCCCGAGGCCCACGCCGGGCGGCAGCGGCTACCCCCCACCTCCGCCGCCGCCCGAGGGTGGCTACCCGCCGCCTCCGCCGCCATCGGCCGGCGGCTACGCGCCACCGCCACCCGGACCGGCGGTCCGTGCGCTGCCGACCGAGTCCTACACACCGTGGATCACCCGGGTGCTGGCCGCCCTCATCGACTGGGCTCCCTACGTCCTGCTCACCGGCATCGGATGGCTGATCATGATGGTGACCACGACGTCGTCGTGTGTCACCGACATCAGTCAATACGACATCGGGCAGTACTGCGTTTCCCAGCCCTCAATGATCGGCCAAGTGGCGCAATGGCTGATGTCGCTGGTCGGCCTGGCCTACCTGGTGTGGGACTACGGGTACCGGCAGGGCACCACCGGTTCGAGCATCGGCAAGTCGGTGCTGAAGTTCAAGGTGGTCAGCGAAGCGACCGGCGAGCCGTTGGGCTTCGGGATGTCGGTGGTACGCCAGCTCGCGCACATCGTAGACGCGATCATCTGCTACATCGGTTTCCTGTTCCCGCTGTGGGACGCCAAGCGGCAGACACTGGCCGACAAGATCATGACGACGGTTTGCCTTCCACTGTGA
- a CDS encoding cystathionine beta-synthase translates to MRIARHISDLIGGTPLVRLNSVVPAGAGTVTVKVEYLNPGGSSKDRIAVRMIDAAEANGQLRPGGTIVEPTSGNTGVGLALVAQHRGYRCVFVCPDKVSEDKQNVLRAYGAEVVVCPTAVPPDDPDSYYSVSDRLVSEIDGAWKPDQYANPEGPASHYATTGPEIWADTDGMVTHFVAGVGTGGTITGAGRYLKEVSGGKVRVIGADPEGSVYSGGTGRPYLVEGVGEDFWPAAYDPAVPDEIIAVSDSDSFDMTRRLAREEAMLVGGSCGMAVVAALKVAEQAGPDALIVVLLPDGGRGYMSKIFNDAWMSSYGFLRNRLDGSADQSTVGDVLRRKSGALPDLVHTHPSETVRDAIGILREYGVSQMPVVGAEPPVMAGEVAGSVSERELLSAVFEGRASLADAVSQHMSPPLKLIGAGELVGAAGKALRDWDALMVVEEGKPVGVITRYDLLGFLSEGTRRR, encoded by the coding sequence ATGCGGATTGCGCGGCACATCAGTGACCTTATCGGCGGCACACCTTTGGTTCGGCTGAATTCGGTCGTCCCTGCCGGGGCGGGGACGGTGACCGTCAAGGTCGAATATTTGAACCCGGGTGGCAGTTCCAAGGACCGGATCGCCGTGCGAATGATCGATGCCGCCGAGGCCAACGGGCAGCTGCGACCCGGCGGCACCATCGTCGAACCTACCTCCGGTAACACCGGCGTCGGGCTGGCTTTGGTCGCACAGCACCGCGGGTACCGTTGCGTCTTCGTCTGCCCCGACAAGGTCAGCGAGGACAAGCAGAATGTGTTGCGGGCCTACGGAGCCGAGGTCGTGGTATGCCCGACGGCGGTACCGCCCGACGATCCGGACAGCTACTACAGCGTCTCGGACCGGTTGGTCAGCGAAATCGACGGCGCTTGGAAACCTGACCAGTACGCCAACCCCGAAGGTCCGGCCAGCCACTACGCGACCACAGGCCCGGAGATCTGGGCCGATACCGACGGCATGGTCACTCATTTCGTTGCCGGCGTCGGCACCGGCGGAACGATCACCGGGGCCGGTCGTTACCTCAAAGAGGTGTCGGGGGGCAAGGTTCGTGTCATCGGTGCCGACCCTGAGGGGTCGGTGTATTCCGGCGGCACGGGTCGGCCCTACCTAGTGGAGGGGGTCGGCGAGGACTTTTGGCCGGCGGCATACGACCCGGCGGTGCCCGACGAGATCATCGCGGTGTCTGATTCCGACTCGTTCGACATGACCAGGCGGCTAGCCCGGGAAGAAGCGATGCTGGTGGGCGGGTCGTGCGGCATGGCGGTGGTGGCCGCGTTGAAGGTCGCCGAGCAGGCCGGGCCCGACGCTTTGATCGTGGTCTTGCTGCCGGACGGCGGCCGCGGCTACATGTCGAAGATCTTCAACGACGCCTGGATGTCGTCGTATGGGTTCTTGCGCAACCGTCTGGACGGCTCTGCCGATCAGTCCACGGTGGGTGATGTACTGCGCCGCAAGTCCGGCGCGCTACCCGATTTGGTCCATACCCATCCGTCGGAGACCGTGCGCGACGCAATCGGAATCCTCCGAGAGTATGGCGTGTCGCAGATGCCTGTCGTCGGCGCCGAGCCGCCGGTGATGGCCGGTGAGGTTGCCGGCAGCGTTTCGGAACGCGAACTGCTGTCGGCGGTTTTCGAAGGTAGGGCTAGTTTGGCCGATGCCGTGTCGCAACACATGAGCCCGCCGTTAAAGCTGATCGGGGCGGGCGAGTTGGTCGGTGCCGCCGGCAAGGCGTTGCGGGACTGGGACGCGCTGATGGTGGTCGAGGAAGGCAAACCGGTCGGGGTCATCACCCGCTACGACCTGTTGGGCTTCCTGTCTGAGGGCACGCGGCGACGTTAG
- a CDS encoding alpha/beta hydrolase produces MTAPSRVSDYPTHAIRPRDVLKARRLEARRFAISDGAPVEVVEAGPSIAARVATLASRLTIRPVLAAGSYAPHAPWPWGLIDHAAKALLPASATVRATVTLSNASAQLVRAPGVLPADGTRRVVLYLHGGAFLTCGANSHGRLAELLSKFADAPVLVVNYRLMPKHSIGMALDDCHDGYRWLRLLGHDPEQIVLAGDSAGGYLALALAQRLQEEDEEPAALVAISPLLQLAKSDKQAHPNIKRDAMFGSRAFDALGELVASAAAKNKIDGKPEEIYEPLEHIRPGLPRTLIHVSGSEVLLHDAQLAARKLAAVGVPAEVRVWPGQMHDFQVAGPLLPEAVRSLRQIGEYIREATG; encoded by the coding sequence ATGACTGCACCCAGCAGGGTATCGGATTACCCTACGCATGCCATTCGCCCACGCGATGTTCTGAAGGCACGTAGACTCGAGGCACGCAGATTTGCCATCAGCGACGGCGCTCCGGTCGAGGTCGTCGAGGCTGGTCCAAGCATTGCTGCCCGAGTTGCTACGCTGGCGTCACGGTTGACGATCCGGCCGGTTTTGGCGGCCGGCAGCTACGCTCCCCATGCGCCGTGGCCGTGGGGTCTCATCGATCACGCGGCCAAAGCGCTGCTGCCGGCGTCCGCGACCGTCAGGGCCACGGTCACCTTGTCAAATGCCTCAGCGCAACTCGTTCGAGCGCCCGGGGTGTTGCCCGCCGACGGCACTCGGCGAGTGGTTCTCTATCTGCACGGCGGCGCGTTCCTCACGTGCGGAGCAAACTCGCATGGCCGGCTCGCCGAGTTGCTATCGAAGTTCGCTGACGCGCCCGTTCTGGTCGTCAACTATCGGCTGATGCCCAAGCATTCGATCGGGATGGCGCTCGACGATTGTCACGACGGCTACCGCTGGCTGCGACTGTTGGGACACGACCCGGAGCAGATTGTGCTTGCCGGCGACTCCGCTGGCGGGTATCTGGCGCTGGCTCTGGCCCAGCGTCTGCAAGAGGAAGATGAGGAGCCGGCGGCTCTGGTTGCCATCTCGCCACTGCTGCAGCTAGCAAAGAGTGACAAGCAGGCCCATCCCAACATCAAACGCGACGCAATGTTCGGGTCAAGGGCATTCGACGCGCTCGGCGAATTAGTTGCTAGCGCGGCCGCCAAGAACAAAATCGACGGCAAGCCGGAGGAGATTTACGAACCTCTCGAGCACATCAGACCGGGGCTGCCGCGAACACTCATTCATGTGTCTGGATCCGAGGTGCTCCTGCACGACGCTCAGCTGGCCGCACGGAAACTGGCGGCGGTCGGTGTGCCGGCGGAGGTTCGCGTCTGGCCCGGCCAGATGCACGATTTCCAGGTCGCTGGGCCGCTGTTACCCGAGGCGGTCCGCTCGTTGCGGCAGATCGGCGAGTACATCCGCGAAGCCACCGGCTAG
- a CDS encoding SGNH/GDSL hydrolase family protein produces the protein MPRRSTIALATAGALASTGTAYLGARNLLVGQATHARTVIPKSFAPPPQADGVYGRGGGPVQRWRRGTPFDLHLMMFGDSTACGYGCTAAEEVPGVVIARNLAEQTGKRVRLSTKAIVGATSKGVCGQVDAMFVAGPPPDAAVIIIGANDITSLNGIGPSAERLASVVRKLRARGAVVVVGTCPDFGVITAIPQPLRSLAHTRGAQLARAQSIAVKAAGGTPVPLANLLASRLRSEPERMLSDDRYHPSAAAYALAADHLLLALRDALRAKAHQNGCRQEGSPTAPLPAPPEAPSPGAGQARGNIVSRLWRRPASGLPAAVPMPAVG, from the coding sequence GTGCCGCGGCGTTCAACGATCGCTTTGGCCACAGCGGGTGCACTCGCCTCGACGGGCACAGCCTATCTGGGCGCACGCAACTTGCTGGTCGGCCAGGCGACGCACGCGCGCACGGTGATTCCTAAATCTTTTGCCCCGCCGCCTCAGGCCGATGGCGTGTACGGCCGCGGCGGCGGGCCGGTACAACGATGGCGGCGCGGGACACCCTTCGACCTGCACTTGATGATGTTCGGTGACTCGACGGCGTGCGGATACGGCTGCACCGCCGCCGAGGAAGTCCCGGGTGTGGTCATTGCGCGCAACCTCGCCGAGCAGACCGGCAAGCGAGTGCGGTTGAGCACCAAAGCCATCGTCGGCGCCACCTCGAAAGGCGTATGCGGCCAGGTTGACGCCATGTTCGTGGCGGGCCCGCCGCCCGATGCGGCGGTAATCATCATCGGCGCCAACGACATAACGTCGCTCAACGGCATCGGTCCATCGGCAGAGCGGCTGGCCTCGGTAGTACGCAAGTTGCGTGCCCGCGGCGCCGTCGTAGTCGTCGGCACCTGTCCGGACTTCGGCGTCATCACGGCCATCCCGCAGCCGCTGCGTTCGCTGGCCCACACCCGTGGTGCGCAGCTTGCCCGAGCCCAGAGCATCGCTGTCAAAGCTGCCGGCGGTACCCCAGTGCCGCTGGCCAATCTGCTGGCCTCCCGCCTTCGGTCTGAGCCAGAACGGATGTTGTCCGACGACCGCTACCATCCCTCAGCCGCCGCCTACGCCCTGGCGGCAGATCACCTGCTGCTGGCGCTGCGCGATGCTCTGCGCGCAAAAGCGCACCAGAATGGATGCCGACAAGAAGGCAGCCCAACGGCACCGTTGCCGGCACCGCCCGAGGCGCCGTCACCAGGAGCGGGCCAGGCTCGTGGCAACATTGTTTCGCGGCTCTGGCGGCGTCCGGCATCGGGCCTGCCCGCCGCCGTACCAATGCCGGCCGTTGGATAG
- a CDS encoding acetyl-CoA C-acetyltransferase yields MPEAVIVSTARSPIGRAMKGSLISMRPDDLAVQMVRAALDKVPALNPHQIDDLILGCGLPGGESGFNIARVVAVELGYDYLPGTTVNRYCSSSLQTTRMAFHAIKAGEGDAFISAGVETVSRFGKGNSDSWPDTKNPLFDEAQERSAAAAAGADEWHDPRADDKLPDVYIAMGQTAENVAIITGITREEQDRWGVRSQNRAEDAIKNGFFEREISPVTLPDGTTVSTDDGPRPGTTYEKVSELKPVFRPNGTITAGNACPLNDGAAAVVITSDAKAKELGLKPLARIVSTGVSGLSPEIMGLGPIEACKKALQRAGMSIKDIDLVEINEAFAVQVLGSARELGIDEDKLNVSGGAIALGHPFGMTGARITTTLLNNLQTYDKTFGLETMCVGGGQGMAMVIERLS; encoded by the coding sequence ATGCCGGAAGCCGTCATCGTCTCAACCGCCCGCTCGCCGATCGGCCGCGCCATGAAGGGATCGCTGATCAGCATGCGTCCCGACGATCTGGCCGTGCAGATGGTGCGGGCCGCGCTGGACAAGGTCCCCGCGCTGAATCCGCACCAGATCGACGACCTGATCTTGGGCTGCGGCCTACCGGGTGGCGAATCCGGTTTCAATATTGCACGTGTCGTCGCGGTCGAACTCGGCTACGACTATCTGCCGGGCACCACCGTCAACCGTTACTGCTCCTCATCGCTGCAGACCACTCGTATGGCCTTCCATGCCATCAAGGCCGGCGAGGGTGACGCATTCATCTCCGCGGGAGTGGAAACGGTGTCGCGGTTCGGCAAGGGCAACTCCGATTCATGGCCAGACACCAAGAACCCGCTGTTCGACGAAGCCCAGGAAAGGTCCGCAGCCGCCGCCGCGGGCGCCGACGAATGGCATGACCCCCGCGCCGACGACAAGCTTCCCGACGTCTACATCGCGATGGGCCAGACCGCTGAAAACGTCGCTATTATCACCGGCATCACCCGCGAAGAACAGGATCGGTGGGGTGTCCGCAGCCAGAACCGTGCCGAGGACGCAATCAAGAACGGCTTCTTCGAGCGGGAAATCTCCCCGGTCACCCTCCCCGACGGCACCACGGTCAGCACCGACGACGGCCCTCGGCCAGGTACCACCTATGAGAAGGTCAGCGAACTCAAGCCCGTGTTCCGCCCCAACGGCACCATCACCGCCGGCAACGCCTGCCCGCTCAATGACGGCGCCGCCGCGGTGGTGATTACCAGCGACGCCAAGGCGAAGGAACTTGGCCTCAAACCGTTGGCGCGCATCGTATCCACGGGCGTCAGCGGCTTGTCTCCGGAGATCATGGGCCTTGGCCCGATCGAGGCCTGCAAGAAGGCCCTGCAGCGAGCCGGCATGTCGATCAAAGACATCGACCTTGTCGAGATCAATGAAGCCTTCGCAGTGCAGGTGCTGGGTTCGGCCCGGGAACTCGGTATCGACGAGGACAAGCTAAATGTTTCGGGTGGCGCGATCGCCCTCGGTCACCCGTTCGGCATGACCGGTGCCCGCATCACCACCACCTTGCTGAACAATCTCCAGACCTACGACAAGACGTTCGGCCTGGAAACCATGTGCGTAGGCGGCGGTCAGGGTATGGCCATGGTGATCGAGCGACTCAGCTAG
- a CDS encoding Bax inhibitor-1/YccA family protein, translating to MRETSNPVFRSLPKQSGGYAQFGTGTAQMQPGYPADPYAAPYQEARASRPLTIDDVVTKTGMTLAMLTATAAVSYFLVARNVALAMPLALVGAFGGLALVLVATFGRKQDNPAIVLSYAALEGLFLGAISFVLAAYSVGSANAGVLIGEAVLATLGVFFGMLVVYKTGAIRVTPKFTRMLVAAMFGALALMIGNLVLGMFGVGGGEGLGLRSGGPLAIIFSLVVIGIAAFSFLIDFDAADQMIRAGAPEKAAWGIALGLTVTLVWLYIEILRLLSYLQND from the coding sequence GTGCGGGAGACAAGTAACCCGGTATTTCGTTCACTGCCTAAGCAGAGCGGCGGATACGCACAGTTCGGCACTGGAACGGCCCAGATGCAGCCGGGATACCCGGCCGACCCGTACGCGGCGCCTTACCAGGAGGCCAGGGCGTCCCGCCCGCTGACCATCGACGATGTCGTCACCAAGACCGGTATGACGCTGGCCATGCTGACGGCCACCGCCGCCGTTTCCTACTTCTTGGTGGCGCGAAACGTCGCCCTGGCCATGCCGCTGGCACTGGTCGGCGCGTTTGGTGGCTTGGCGCTGGTGTTGGTGGCGACCTTCGGTCGCAAGCAGGACAATCCGGCGATCGTCTTGAGCTACGCCGCCCTAGAGGGCCTATTCCTCGGCGCCATCTCATTCGTCTTGGCCGCCTACTCGGTCGGGTCGGCCAATGCGGGAGTTCTGATCGGGGAAGCCGTCCTGGCCACCCTGGGTGTGTTCTTCGGCATGCTTGTCGTTTACAAGACCGGGGCTATTCGGGTGACGCCCAAATTCACCCGGATGCTGGTCGCCGCCATGTTCGGCGCACTTGCCCTCATGATCGGCAACCTGGTGCTGGGAATGTTCGGTGTAGGCGGCGGAGAGGGCTTGGGCCTGCGCAGCGGCGGGCCATTGGCGATCATTTTCTCGCTGGTGGTTATCGGCATCGCGGCGTTTAGCTTCCTGATCGACTTCGACGCGGCCGACCAGATGATCCGTGCGGGAGCCCCTGAAAAGGCGGCGTGGGGTATTGCGCTGGGCCTGACCGTGACGCTGGTCTGGCTGTACATCGAGATCTTGCGCCTGCTGAGTTATCTGCAGAACGACTAG
- a CDS encoding enoyl-CoA hydratase/isomerase family protein, which yields MTGESDEVLTRVDGGVGFITLNRPKAINSLNQTMVDLLSTVLVRWERDQEVHAVVLSGAGERGLCAGGDVVAVYHSARGDGTEARRFWRDEYLLNGQIGRFAKPYVALMDGIVMGGGVGVSAHANTRVVTDTSKVAMPEVGIGFIPDVGGVYLLSRAPGALGLHAALTGAPFSGADAIALGFADHFVPHEHIDAFAAAIATDGVESALAHYTTEPPPSTLAAQRDWIDKCYSGDTVADIIAALRAYRGDGADQAKDAADLIDSRSPVALSVTLEAVRRAAALETLEDVLVQDYRVSSASIRSHDLVEGIRAQLIDKDRNPKWSPATLAEVTAADVAAYFAPVDDDLNF from the coding sequence GTGACTGGGGAATCCGACGAAGTTTTGACCCGCGTCGATGGTGGTGTCGGCTTTATTACCCTCAACCGCCCAAAGGCGATCAACTCGCTGAACCAAACGATGGTGGACCTGCTAAGCACGGTCCTTGTCCGGTGGGAACGCGATCAAGAGGTGCACGCGGTGGTGCTCTCGGGGGCCGGGGAACGTGGATTGTGCGCCGGCGGCGACGTGGTGGCGGTCTATCACAGCGCCCGCGGCGACGGAACCGAAGCGCGGCGGTTCTGGCGCGACGAGTATCTGCTCAACGGTCAGATCGGCCGATTCGCCAAACCGTATGTGGCGTTGATGGACGGCATCGTGATGGGCGGCGGCGTGGGTGTCAGCGCGCATGCCAACACCCGGGTGGTGACCGACACTTCCAAGGTCGCGATGCCCGAAGTCGGCATCGGATTCATCCCCGATGTCGGCGGGGTTTACCTGCTGTCCCGAGCGCCGGGCGCGCTGGGCTTGCACGCAGCGCTGACCGGAGCGCCATTTTCCGGTGCCGACGCCATCGCGCTCGGATTCGCCGACCACTTCGTGCCGCACGAACACATCGACGCGTTCGCAGCAGCGATCGCCACCGACGGTGTCGAAAGCGCACTCGCCCACTACACGACCGAGCCACCGCCCAGCACCCTTGCTGCACAGCGTGATTGGATCGACAAGTGCTATTCGGGTGACACCGTCGCCGACATCATCGCCGCGCTGCGGGCATACCGCGGAGATGGCGCCGACCAAGCCAAGGACGCCGCGGATCTGATTGACAGCCGCTCCCCCGTCGCACTGTCGGTCACGTTGGAGGCGGTGCGTCGCGCGGCGGCGCTGGAGACGCTGGAGGATGTGTTGGTTCAGGACTACCGGGTGTCGTCGGCGTCGATACGCTCACACGACCTGGTGGAGGGCATTCGCGCGCAACTGATCGACAAAGACCGCAATCCGAAGTGGTCCCCGGCGACGCTGGCCGAAGTCACTGCGGCCGACGTGGCAGCGTATTTTGCGCCGGTCGACGACGACTTGAATTTCTAG